The following coding sequences are from one Kwoniella bestiolae CBS 10118 chromosome 2, complete sequence window:
- a CDS encoding diphthamide biosynthesis protein 2, whose protein sequence is MSDAFSTPAEHALVHPELEQIVESAKAGPSSMGDGNEGISIEDAFEVDETVRRILEGGYKTIGLQFPDELLPSSVQVYRAIQMKIQHTGAQAYVLADSTYGNCCPDVLSCLHLPADFLVHYGHACLTPTDALPVFYVFPRRKFDIAHAAEQFLEASQDDLSEDGGKKGVVVVWDVAFDWLADEIQSTFNKTITHPINFAKIQKPPTSSSPSPSSSVETANGKGKGKAPALRSIEPPAEMDMSDCTLWYIGEEGRSSINLQMSYANNPLYIYSPSTSSVTSLHRQTSRLLQRRLFALHQAMSADIFGLIVSNIGLSSSQPLLHQLRSDLRKAKKKSYTLSVGRLNPAKLANFAEIECFVLVGCNEGGLVDNSKDFIRPIITPWELELALQGEGHAWEPEKWTLDLGKVLDEAKERNAAEKPTFNGHNGEDDDDDPEFSLITGKMRTKKTFKGATDSTEIPSEGIQSLTLRNQNFTLAKLESAGSNFLASRQFRGLEPRYGLDEPSLLEEGRSGVARGYTEEK, encoded by the exons ATGTCAGACGCATTCTCAACACCAGCCGAACATGCCCTGGTCCATCCCGAGTTGGAACAGATAGTGGAGAGTGCCAAAGCTGGTCCTAGCTCGATGGGGGATGGTAACGAGGGGATATCGATTGAAGATGCtttcgaggttgatgagactGTCAGAAGGATCTTGGAGGGGGGATATAAGACT ATCGGTCTTCAGTTCCCCGACGAACTTCTTCCGTCATCTGTCCAGGTGTATCGGGCCATACAGATGAAAATTCAGCATACTGGTGCTCAGGCTTATGTGCTGGCTGATAGTACCTATGGCAA TTGTTGCCCCGACGTTCTGAGCTGTCTTCATCTACCTGCGGACTTCTTGGTTCATTATGGACATGCATGTCTGACACC TACCGACGCATTGCCAGTATTCTACGTATTCCCTCGGCGAAAGTTCGATATAGCCCACGCAGCCGAGCAATTTTTGGAAGCTAGTCAAGATGACCTcagtgaagatggaggaaaaAAGGGGGTGGTGGTAGTTTGGGATGTTGCCTTTGACTGGTTAGCGG ATGAGATACAAAGTACTTTCAACAAGACCATCACCCACCCGATCAACTTCGCTAAAATCCAAAAACCACctacttcctcatccccgTCTCCCTCGTCATCGGTGGAAACTGCAaatgggaaagggaaaggcaagGCTCCTGCTTTAAGGTCGATCGAACCTCCTGCCGAAATGGACATGAGCGATTGCACACTTTGGTATATCggtgaagaggggaggagtaGCATCAACCTACAGATGAGTTATGCGAATAATCCT CTTTACATCTACTCCCCCAGCACATCTTCCGTAACATCCCTGCACCGCCAGACCTCCCGACTCCTCCAGCGCCGCCTATTCGCCCTCCATCAAGCTATGAGCGCCGACATATTCGGTCTGATCGTATCGAACATCGgcctatcctcctcccaaccATTATTACACCAGCTCCGATCGGACCTACgcaaagccaagaagaaatcgtATACTCTATCGGTCGGACGACTAAACCCCGCCAAATTGGCCAATTTCGCTGAGATCGAATGCTTCGTCCTGGTTGGATGCAATGAGGGTGGACTGGTAGATAATTCAAAGGATTTCATTAGACCTATCATTACGCCTTGGGAGTTGGAATTGGCATTGCAAGGGGAGGGACATGCTTGGGAGCCTGAGAAATGGACTTTGGATTTGGGCAAGGTCTTAGATG AGGCTAAGGAAAGAAACGCCGCTGAAAAGCCCACATTTAATGGACATAATGGagaggacgacgacgatgatccTGAGTTCTCATTGATCACGGGGAAGATGCGTACCAAGAAGACATTCAAGGGTGCAACGGATTCCACAGAGA TCCCTTCTGAAGGCATCCAGTCCTTGACATTGCGAAATCAGAATTTCACTCTGGCGAAACTGGAATCTGCCGGTAGCAATTTCCTAGCTTCCCGACAATTTAGAGGGTTGGAACCTAGATATGGGCTGGATGAACCTAGTTtgctggaggaagggaggagtGGGGTTGCTAGAGGTTATACCGAGGAGAAATGA